attgcaactaccgggaagcgcgtgatttgtgcttgctcggctggtccaggtgttacctcttgaaaaacatgctctcctggtatgggaaatctgaaaacaggtggtttgtatggaaagttagtgattaaacattgcatacctttaggcgggcaaaattaccaggtgctacctcttccgtggatgctctcctggtactaaactggtagatttcgaagcgattttgcggtggttttcgcgccaaattgctgtactaggtgctacctcttccatggatgctctcctggtactaaactggtagatttcgaagcaattttgcggtggttttcgcgccaaattgctgtactaggtgctacctcttccggtgatgctttcctggtatcggcaatctgaaaatagctggatttgtatggaatttcgtaccacaCGACGGAAAGTTGGAGCGAAAAGAATGATGATTCTTGAAAAAcctgctcgcctggtatcggaaatctgaaaagcCACGAGAGTTAACAAAATgctaacaaaatgcaaacaaagtgacaaaatcagcttgtcaattgcgaaaaaccactataccgttgccgcgcacacaattatACTCTTTGACAAAGTAAATTAACAAGAATATCCACATGATCGAAGCAGCTTTCGACAGTTGTTACCAAAAAACTAactgatttcatatttttatttgttgtgtaaatattaagagatttgagaaaaaaaataaaatataagttatatttcattcaaaaaccaAGCTTATGTtctttaaatgtaaaataaaatgtaatttttcgataaaaaataatgttaacaCAATGCTTTAATTAGCAATCGGTGTAaaattttgtcagcattttgtcaggtTTTGGTAAACTTtttgtcgtggattttctacaaaatgaagtttgacaaaagctcacaaaTAGTGATAAAAGCTCCATTTTGACaattttgtcagcattttgtcagctcttGTGGCTCTGCACCTATTGACaagatgaaaacaacaaaccaacatGAAGAAATGAACAAACATTGCCGGAGGTGTGACTCACGAGCAGTTAAATAGGTCAGTTTTGGGGTTGTAGCAACATTGAAATGGTCGGACACAAATAGCGCTGGACAGATTCAGACCGCTTGATACATCCGGCAATCAATATTCGAGGGCCGCAAGAAATGGTGACACATAAATACCTCCCCGGTCCCAATAGACGGAAAGCGATTTTTCACACCGTTTTATCGATTGGGAAAATGGATCGGTTTTCCCATTCTCCTCCGTATCATTCTGCCGTGGCGGCGTACCAACGCAGTTGATAACTGCTGACAGACGATCGAATGAGGTTTACTGCCCTATTGTATGCTTTTGTAGTCTGGTGGATTTTCATGCTTATCCTTCGGAGTTTCATGATATCGAAAACTATGAAAAAGGTTggaacgaaataaaatttgctctTAAAAAAACGATGAGAATGTATCGAgaaatgcaatgttttatgTCGAATTAAATTTCTTCTGCGGAAGGAGTAAGGTACCACACAGCGACTTAATACTCTCTCGATATTTCATTCTAGGAAACTTCTACAACAAGTTGTTGGCATTCTAGCACATCTCGAACATTCCACGAACGTTTCCAGTCGTCCAGGTATTATAATGCGTATGTTGCACTCCGACAAAAACACGATCTGCAAACGTTCTACTCACTTCGTTCGTTAAGATAATAGATTTTTTTCAAGCGATTGTGAGTAGCTTTCACTATAGACAGCGCAGGAGAGGAATTTgaaacacagaaaaacaaagcGTTAATCAATCCAATTTCTACTCGAGCGAACAATTTCGTAGCTTGTGCAATACACACAGAGCATTTGAATAATGaattgaagaaaatggaatgaaactaACTGCGCAATTAGGGCACTTatcaaaatgagaaaaaaagtatttcaaacacattaaaacaatgaaaaacgaACGCATGTTTTGCTACCTCTTAGCAAAACGAAGAACAACCCGTTTTCCAAGTTGTTTCACGTCTACGGCTAAAAGCATTTATTTACGTATCCGTGAAATGTATCAGAAGGTCCTTTTGGCTTAAAATTCCTTGGCAAATCGAACCAACCAACTTCTTGCATATCTGCTGCTTACTTACTGAATGCACATTTACCGCATCTTGATGCACATTTCTCGTTTGCAATGGGCAGTTCAATGGAAGTGTTTTGCTTTCGCACCGATAATGCCATCCATTCGCACTATTTACGACTGTTGGCTTGGACGGGTCTGCGTTCGGAAGTTATGCTTGTCGTTTGTCGTTGTTTCCCGGCAGTGTAATGGACTCCTCCGGAGGTGTTTTCTATTATCTTTTGGCAATACGTATCGCAATCGCATTCTTCTTTCGTTGCACAGCCTCGCAAGCTTTATGCGTAGAAAGATATGCTAAGAATGaatggtttaatttaattgtggCGCGTTAGGCCTTTAGCTAAAGTCCAGTTTTTAATTGTTGGTAGTCTATGGACCATACATTCATCTTAAGGTTGAAAAATGGCCTTAAGAATAAAAGCAACGTttaaagataaacaaaaatgtattaaatatCAGTTTACCATAAATAGTTATTGTAAGATGTTTCAAAGTTATTTGAATGAATCAGAATAGAAATCGATCGCAACGCAGtgcaaacaatttattttatcatccGTTTGAATTTTTTCCCGCCACTTTCAATCGCgaggaaatatttcaaaataatctttcatgaaatgtttcgtcACTGTGCAATCGTTTCGAACTGAAATTTCAACTGTGGTATTTTACctcaatttttaaacaattcaaaCCCCTGAACTGAAGTATTTGTTACCATTTTTTGGGGTTCGTGCTATACAGTAGAAGTATATAAGGAATACATAAATCatgactatttttttttacgttcaAATTagttattatatttatttttaaaagaacGCTGTATCGAAACAGATGAAGATCATTTTTTTAGAACTAAACTAGCCATGTTTAATCTTTTCTGAACTTCTTAAAACTGCCATACGATTGAATgtatttgaaaaacattttaaaatgagtTAACATTCAATCATTGCCtgttattaaattgaaactCTATCAGCAAAGAAACTGAAGCTATTTGCTTTCAAATATCATCGTCAATTTTTATcactttaatataaaaaaaaatatttcgattaaatttcATCTACACCGGAAATAACGGTTtcacaaaacaattttattacacTTGTACTGTTATTCGAACGGATTTGTTACTCACTCGATCATACGCAAGCCTGTCCTAAGTCCAAGCAATGGTATTAAAACTCCATTTTTATTGATCACGAAAGAGCTCCTCAgccatttattttcctttttcctgaCAGGGACCACACCACGGTACCGATGGTTGTAACATCCCTAACACGTGTTCAAAAACGCCCGAGTTCCAATTTCGATCATGAGGGGCTTGATGATGTCTGCGCGTGCCAGATGACTTACCCATCGGGTGTGACTTGTGCATGAAATTAGTCGACCGTCGGTCCGTCGTCCCGTCTCAAGATCcttgaatgtgaaaccgcttTTGAGCACCGTGACGAATAACCGACCGTCGATTCGCGTGGATCCTTTCTACACGCACACCCCTTAGGACACACTGACCACCAATTCCTGGAACGCATCATTTGCCTGGTTCTTCAAGTTCGGGTTTTCGCCATTCTGAAATTAATTCCAATTCATTATATGAAGCGTGCTCTCTGCGAGCTTGCACTTGTTTCCTTGAGCGGCTGTAGGGAAACTATATCCATTATGGACGAGTTTGTACAGTgttttcacaaaacaaacgattgtGATTAAAAAGTTTAACCATATAACACAAacaaggatttttgtcatagACACACATTTTCtaaatatttccttttttacatTATGTAATTAAACCGTTTATTATCAAAGTTATGTTTCTAAATCTCTCTGATGCACCAATTGTGGTGCTATGTGTCGAACAATTGTCCTGTTAATGTGTTGTGTCGTCATGTGTTTTAGGAATTTTCAAATGTTGTTATTCCCCAAAATCGGTCAAAAAGTACAAAtttgatcaattttaaaattgtggTTCTTAGCGACACAATTTGGTGCAGTTTGACATCAAGTGGTAGGCGGCAGTGCAGCCAGTTGAAATTGTTGGCAGTGTAAGGGCGTGCGTTCACAACATCGGTCGAAGGAAGTTTTAAAACTGAATCAATAATGCAATAATTGAGATGTTATGTGTTtcacttaaaaaaaaagttaaacattATCGGGAGCAAATCATCACGggtttttcatattttccatttttccgacGATAGTACAATAATTGATACAGCGGCGGTAAATATTTTTACAGCCTCGCCGCACAAcacatttttggcgcgtcGTTTCTTCCCCTTGGTAAAACCAGTATACACCTGATTGGCTGACCGGGCACGTGCGATTGGTCGAGCCGGGCACGTGCGATTCGTGCGGTTGCTATGGAAACGAAACCACGCTAGAGTGGGGATAGAGCCGAGCAATCCCGAAGCGAAAGCTTGGCTTATTTTGGGCCGAACAATCGTTCGAATAGCAAGATTGTTGGGCCCATCGATGAGGTGTGAAAGGAAGGCGGAAGGAACGGGGAAGGAGCCGCGCGGATGTCtcgctctcactctctcacaCAAGGGTTGCCTTTCAACCATagctgttttattgtttttattttacttgatGCGTATTTTGTAGTGCATAaattatgatttttgttttatttatcataACCACCACATAATTATCATATGTAATTGTAACTGCTCTTACAAGCGCTGCCAAAATTTCAGCCTCCTTGCTCTGGGAGAGCATTTAGATGTCCTGGTAGTACCAACATTTAGCACCATTTTCCTATTTTATGCACTTTGCTTATAGCGCAACGCTATGCAAATCCTTGTAACACTGCCCTTCATGCACGAACCCATATACACATCCAGCTCCGTTGTTCACAAACGCCCAAGTCTCAGCAGAGCGAGATGGCCATACCTTATCGAGAGCCGTTCAGTTTGTGGGTTCTGCCGATGTGAAACACCGTCCTTTAGTTTAGGTGGAAAAAACGATCTTCCACGGAATTCTACCGAGAGAAACAGgtgaacaaagcaaacaccgTGAACCGAACCTCGGAGCGTATAAATACAACCGGCTTAAACCAACCCGGCGTCATTACGAAAAGGAACTCTTTGGTGCGTGAAACGCTCCGTTGGATGTAGTGGTCGATCCTGCGTAACTAACGAAACATACCGGCAACTTACGCGTGAATGTGCGTCCGCAATTCGTCCTTTTTGTTGGTGAACTTTGAGCGATGCAGTAACAGTAACGTGTGAAATTGTTCAGTGATTAGAACTTTCGTGACGAACGGCATTGTGGTGGAATAGCAACCATGACTAGTGACTTTAGTAGACACGCGCCATTCTCCTACTACTACACGCACGACCCGGTAGTACCCGCGTGTGGTAATGTGAACGTCAAAATGGAGCAGCTAGAAGTGCCATCCACCATGCCGGAATCGAACTACCTTGGGACGAACTACACCTATACCTCCAGCACAGCCTCCACCACGTCCGCCCCGAACGTGGTGGTACTACCCGGGTTCATGGACAACTATCCGGACAGCTGGATGACACCGAGCCCGTCCAGCTTTGGGTCGGAAAGTCCCGACTACTATTCGCTCGCCAATTCGCCCCAGCGCAGCTTCGTCGATGTGGAGGAGTACAAGGAAAACCTACTGGCCATGCAGCACACCTCACAGCTTCCCCATCTGACCACCGGAACACTTCCGCTCTCGCCACCGCTTGCCACCGTACAGCTACCACAACCGGTCAGCAAtacaacgacaacagctcccAGCACTAATCTACCTGTGAAGAAACGTCAGTACAATCGAAAACCGAAAGCCAGACAGGAACCAACGAAAGGCGTCGAAACGGATGCCACCTCCCGGTCCGATCTGTCATGTCTCACGTTGCAGAAAACGTGCTCAAAACCTACCGACCCACATGGTACGATAGGTTCCACCGGCCCCGCCAGCATTGTCGCAGTGATCGGTAAGCGAAAGCGCAAACAGGTACCACCGCAGATCAAGAAGAAGCGCCGCCTGGCGGCTAATGCACGCGAGCGGAAACGGATGCAGAACCTCAACGATGCCTTCGATCGACTCCGCCAGTATCTACCGTCGCTCGGGAACGATCGTCAGCTGTCGAAGCATGAAACGCTTCAGATGGCACAGACCTACATAACGGCGCTCTGTGATCTGTTGCAGTGAGTGTGCGTGTCGCACACCTGAGGTTCCATGCAGGTCCTTGGGGGATCCTTTGGGGTAGGGGGCCCATCCACTGTACAGTAAGCCGGATGTGAAGCCCACGGATATACAGCGAACAAAACCTAAAACGAGGCTACTGGTTTGTGCTCGGAAGCTCGCTCCCAGTACTGTGCGGAGCTTCAGCCATTGGGGGAAGTTGTGGTTGAGTGTGAGGGCGTCGTCTGGGTGTTTGAGACACGGAATCGTTAAATTAGTGAAAGTTTTGACAGAAGCTAGATTAAGgttaagtttggattgtaaaaaaacacacacacacaaacgcaaactatgaaagttaaattatttgtCTACTGTTacttttattaatattatttttgtaaagcgaataaaacggaacataaaaacaaaatgctacTCTCTCGTGCAGTTTTTTCTCTATTCATCTCCTACAGGTTCCTACCTATCAGATAGTTTGCTCACCTAATCCATTCCCGACCAAGGGTGCCGTGCAATACTTTGGTTATTCCCAACCTTGAAATTAATCTCTTCGTCGTCTACAGGAATTCTTCAACCCGAAACGGTCCTCAGGAAAGGGTACACTTTCTCACGGCACTTCTTCTCCGGCTTGGGGGCCAACTGGGGTGTAATGATTGCGTCTTTACCGCTAATGATAAACATTGACCAAAGAATGGTAGCGAATTGAAGGTTGAAGCAgagtccgtttttttttttttggcgttgcACAAGGGTTCTTGTGGGTtgaagagagagatagagggaAAAACAACGGTCCGGAGTTGAATTTTAAACGGAGTTTGGGGCCGTTGCTCTTGTGCTGCTGCATGCGCAGAGTAAAGCAAATGAGGAAGAACCAAGCACAATTCGCCGTTAAGGGAACTTGGGTTGGAAAGAAGTGGTTTGTTGGATGTAGTCTAAGGTTCATGATGGTAACGTAAGGAAAATTAATTCTATTTTGTAGCAAAATTGCACATTTATTCAGATATAACTTAAAAATGTGTTGggtgttttaatttatgaaaGTGGGTATTCTATACGGCTATAGGGCATcgtttaaaagtttattttgaaatttttaagTTGTAAAATATGACATTATGAAACATTCTAGTACGCACTTAACCTCACGGTTTTACAAGAGAATATTAGGCAGACCGATTGCCTTCAGAAGGCGATCTAATTGATAGGCTCCTATCCTATCTTATAGTCACTCTGCATGGATTCGTTTGCATGGCAGAGTATTTAGGACACAGATATGCTCGAAAGGTGTTCACTTCTCGAGATTCCTTGAAGTCTTGATTTGATGTGGGACCTTTGAAGATCGTACGTTCATTTTTTTCCAGGAAAATCCAGAATAATTAAATCGACTTCAAGGTATGAATGTTTGGTAGGTATGTTTGAAGCGCAGGATTCTATGTTTCTATTATCTTTTGGGGTCCGACATCTAGTACGAGAGATCGCGACATTCGTTGTTTGAAGCAATTAAAAGTACAATAAGAACTTATCTTTCATCCGCATCCTACAAAGCAACGTATTcttcgtttcttttcgttcATTTAAATCCCCATCAATTGGTGCAATATCCGtctgaaatagtcagttttatttacaatttaccaAAAGATCATAGCACAAATTAAATCCGTGCCAGCCACCAATTGCCGAAATGCTCAACATTGTTTATCAACACATCTTAAACGGTGCCCGTTCCTTTAGGAAACTGCCCGTCAGGTAATGATTGCCAATAATGTGCAAATTGAACCTAAACAAGATATAAACAAACCACAGATCCATTGTCACAACAAACATTGTTCGCAAATCGGTTACAAACGAAGGcaattcttttccttctttttccctCAATTGCAGGTTCCATTGCAGGCGGAAGACAGGTAAGTGAACGTAGGGATCCGTATCCCGACCACGGGTGACATCATCCTACCTGTATCCTTCGTTGTCCTTTTCGTTCCATGCGACCAATGTATTGTCGGTAACCGACAAAGGATAGCAACCCGCAAGACGCCCTTGTAATCGACTTTACGGCGTCATGCGCAGCCACGCGCGCTACCATTGATCTCGATCCCGATTGGGGGGTGGACTGCAAAACTTTGatttcataaattatgctGCCGACACACCGACCAGAACCAATGACAGAACCGTTGGGCGGCTACGAGACGGGTCATATTTTGCGCAATAAAAATTGCTCCGTCACACTGGACCGGATTGCCCGGTGGTTGGTGCTTCATTCAGCTTTGGGAGTGAATCGATGAGAAGTCAATATTTGCTCGTATTGGGCGCCCGATCGTTGGCTGGCGCCTTACACGCCCGCCTTCCAAGGGTTCGTGTTCTCGTTTCGCGTACGGATCACTTTCCAAACGGAAAGGGCAAACGGCCATCGCTTGCACGCTAATGATGGTGTTTGCAATGGCAGGACCGTGACTAGGGAGAAAGTAGCT
The Anopheles moucheti chromosome 2, idAnoMoucSN_F20_07, whole genome shotgun sequence genome window above contains:
- the LOC128298209 gene encoding protein atonal-like, which encodes MTSDFSRHAPFSYYYTHDPVVPACGNVNVKMEQLEVPSTMPESNYLGTNYTYTSSTASTTSAPNVVVLPGFMDNYPDSWMTPSPSSFGSESPDYYSLANSPQRSFVDVEEYKENLLAMQHTSQLPHLTTGTLPLSPPLATVQLPQPVSNTTTTAPSTNLPVKKRQYNRKPKARQEPTKGVETDATSRSDLSCLTLQKTCSKPTDPHGTIGSTGPASIVAVIGKRKRKQVPPQIKKKRRLAANARERKRMQNLNDAFDRLRQYLPSLGNDRQLSKHETLQMAQTYITALCDLLQ